From a region of the Zingiber officinale cultivar Zhangliang chromosome 4B, Zo_v1.1, whole genome shotgun sequence genome:
- the LOC121974744 gene encoding 50S ribosomal protein L4-like isoform X3, producing MWNLSRVTFNNLQQSRRLSYAIPSTIFSLQNDSSFMAQRRFCSLDSHESGGLIPPELLRNKIVLRPDSDIGKYADLVTRVTNFHCEDKGLMVLAGDVFDSPIRKDIVQRVVRWQLAKRQQGTHSTKTISEVSGTGRKAYPQKGTGRARHGSLRAPQFRHGATMHGPKPRSHAFKLQKKVRRLGLKIALSARTAEGKLIVFEDLEVPSHKTKNIVNYLAQLENTRKVLLVDGGPIDDKLKLATRNLQYVNVLPSIGLNVYSILLHDTLVMTRDAVSCIVERMHTPINR from the exons ATGTGGAATCTTTCCCGAGTAACATTCAACAATCTGCAGCAATCTAGGAGACTTTCCTATGCAATTCCCTCGACTATTTTCTCTCTGCAGAATGACTCTTCCTTTATG GCACAGCGAAGGTTTTGCTCCCTTGACTCCCACGAGAGTGGAGGTTTAATTCCACCTGAGCTGTTAAGAAACAAGATTGTTCTTAGGCCAGATTCTGATATAG GGAAATATGCTGATCTAGTAACAAGAGTGACAAACTTCCATTGCGAGGACAAAGGCTTGATGGTCTTGGCTGGTGATGTGTTTGATTCCCCTATTAGGAAGGATATTGTCCAACGTGTTGTGAGATGGCAGCTTGCTAAGAGGCAGCAG GGTACACATTCAACAAAAACTATTAGTGAAGTAAGTGGGACTGGCAGAAAAGCATACCCGCAAAAaggaactggaagggcaaggcaTGGTTCTTTGCGTGCCCCTCAG TTTAGGCATGGTGCCACCATGCATGGACCTAAACCACGAAGTCATGCTTTCAAGCTGCAAAAGAAGGTTCGGCGATTGGGATTAAAAATTGCTCTATCTGCTCGAACAGCTGAAGGCAAG CTTATTGTTTTTGAGGATCTGGAAGTCCCAAGCCACAAGACGAAGAACATTGTGAACTATCTCGCCCAACTGGAAAACACAAGGAAGGTTTTATTGGTTGATGGTGGCCCCATAGATGACAAACTTAAGTTGGCAACGAGAAATCTGCAATATGTCAATGTATTACCTTCCATT GGCTTGAATGTCTACAGTATCTTATTGCATGACACACTCGTGATGACTCGAGATGCCGTCAGCTGCATTGTTGAGCGGATGCACACTCCCATTAATCGCTGA